A single genomic interval of Adhaeribacter pallidiroseus harbors:
- a CDS encoding Dph6-related ATP pyrophosphatase codes for MANIFLKKKAVFVWSGGKDSALALYQILQDANYQVTHLLTTVNQQLNRVTMHGVRTSLLAQQAQALQLPLVQVRVPENPSMAEYEQVMAAAFQQLKDTGVTVAVFGDIFLEDLRAYREQQMQQIGLQAVFPLWQKSTTALINQFVQLKFKAVLVCLHAAYFPETYAGQEINADFLKNLPASVDPCGENGEYHSFVYDGPIFGHPVNFTRGETLLRTYAPPKNQSTENTADPDPPYSFWFIDLK; via the coding sequence GTGGCAAATATTTTTTTAAAAAAGAAAGCAGTTTTTGTTTGGAGCGGTGGCAAAGATTCGGCGTTGGCTTTATATCAAATACTACAGGATGCAAATTATCAGGTAACGCACCTGCTCACCACCGTTAACCAGCAACTAAACCGGGTAACCATGCACGGCGTACGCACCAGTTTACTGGCCCAACAAGCCCAAGCCTTACAATTGCCTTTAGTGCAAGTGCGGGTACCCGAAAACCCGAGTATGGCGGAGTACGAACAAGTAATGGCCGCAGCCTTTCAGCAGTTAAAAGACACAGGCGTTACGGTAGCTGTTTTCGGCGATATTTTTCTGGAGGATTTGCGGGCTTACCGTGAGCAGCAAATGCAGCAAATAGGTTTACAAGCGGTATTTCCGCTTTGGCAAAAATCAACCACAGCATTAATAAACCAGTTTGTGCAGCTAAAATTTAAAGCCGTATTAGTATGCCTCCATGCCGCTTATTTTCCGGAAACTTACGCCGGGCAAGAAATTAATGCTGATTTTTTAAAAAACTTACCGGCCAGCGTAGATCCTTGCGGCGAAAATGGCGAATACCATAGCTTTGTGTACGATGGCCCAATTTTCGGGCATCCCGTAAACTTTACGCGCGGAGAAACTTTATTGCGTACCTATGCTCCGCCGAAAAACCAATCAACCGAGAACACGGCCGATCCCGATCCCCCGTATTCTTTTTGGTTTATCGATTTAAAATAA
- a CDS encoding ATP-dependent Clp protease adaptor ClpS yields the protein MRTATEILTDEDVLLLEEHIDLRNLVVYNDDVNTFEHVIETLIQVCNHSQEQAEQCTYLIHYKGKCTVKVGAFEELEGMCTAIHDRGISADIV from the coding sequence ATGCGTACAGCCACTGAAATATTAACCGACGAAGACGTACTATTGCTGGAAGAGCATATTGATCTGCGCAATTTAGTTGTTTACAACGACGATGTAAACACTTTTGAGCACGTGATCGAAACGCTGATTCAGGTGTGTAACCACTCGCAGGAACAGGCCGAACAATGTACCTACCTGATTCACTACAAAGGCAAATGTACCGTAAAAGTGGGCGCTTTTGAAGAACTGGAAGGTATGTGTACCGCCATCCATGACCGGGGCATTTCTGCCGACATTGTTTAA
- the recR gene encoding recombination mediator RecR, which yields MDFPSKLIQSAVDELAKLPGIGRKTALRLVLHLLKAETEETNDLAAALTKMRQDITYCQYCHNISDTDICSICANPLRDQSSLCVVSDIRDVIAIENTGQYKGLYHVLGGVISPIEGIGPSDLNISSLLERLPNSEVKEVILAISPTMEGDTTSFYITRKLREFGVKITSIARGVPVGGELEYTDEITLGRSIVERTNYNKL from the coding sequence ATGGATTTTCCTTCTAAATTAATTCAAAGTGCCGTTGATGAACTAGCCAAGTTGCCGGGTATTGGCCGTAAAACCGCTCTACGCCTGGTTTTACATTTGTTAAAAGCCGAAACCGAAGAAACCAACGACCTGGCCGCAGCGCTTACCAAAATGCGCCAGGATATTACCTATTGCCAGTATTGCCACAACATATCGGATACCGATATTTGCAGTATCTGCGCCAACCCGCTCCGCGACCAAAGTTCTTTATGCGTAGTAAGCGACATCCGGGACGTAATCGCCATTGAAAATACGGGCCAGTACAAGGGCTTGTACCACGTGCTGGGAGGCGTTATTTCGCCCATCGAAGGCATTGGACCTTCGGATTTAAATATCTCTTCTTTACTCGAGCGTTTACCTAATTCAGAAGTGAAAGAAGTTATTCTGGCTATTAGCCCCACCATGGAAGGCGATACCACGTCGTTTTACATTACGCGCAAATTGCGCGAGTTTGGCGTGAAAATAACCAGTATTGCCCGCGGCGTACCCGTTGGCGGCGAGCTGGAATATACCGACGAAATTACCCTGGGCCGCAGTATTGTGGAACGCACCAATTACAATAAGCTCTAA
- a CDS encoding lipocalin-like domain-containing protein — protein sequence MTHLEVLSSLLIIFFSFSSCDKKSDQAKIATKAELIVDKNWVVTAATVQVNNEPALNVFADLKDCEKDDITRFAKNGTYESREGATTCHPTDPPVSSQGTWTITQDNLTITEPRSSFRITYKILELGNTTLTISSTVPRDATGSTYTSTYTYAAQ from the coding sequence ATGACCCATTTAGAAGTACTTTCTTCTCTGCTTATTATTTTTTTCTCGTTTAGCAGTTGCGATAAAAAAAGCGATCAGGCAAAAATTGCAACAAAAGCCGAGTTAATTGTTGATAAAAACTGGGTAGTTACAGCCGCTACTGTTCAAGTAAATAACGAGCCTGCCCTAAACGTATTTGCCGATTTAAAAGACTGTGAAAAAGATGATATTACCCGATTTGCTAAAAATGGCACGTACGAGTCGAGGGAAGGAGCCACTACCTGTCATCCTACCGATCCGCCGGTATCCAGCCAAGGTACCTGGACTATTACCCAAGATAACCTGACGATTACGGAACCGCGCAGCTCTTTCCGGATTACTTACAAAATTCTGGAATTAGGCAACACCACCCTCACAATTTCATCCACCGTTCCCAGGGATGCCACTGGTAGTACCTACACGAGTACCTACACTTACGCGGCGCAATAA
- a CDS encoding lipocalin family protein — translation MRITFLFPSLFIILLLFSSCEENSDVYYRKKNADLLINKNWVITGHYTRENNYLKKDKFVYYDACNRDDTFRFAKNGTYELNEGPTKCNANDPQVFQQGTWKVGYNNLELTKTGSSSPSNYLIVELNTYKLVLSSTETHQGDTYQEVLTFTAQ, via the coding sequence ATGAGAATCACCTTTTTATTTCCCAGCCTGTTTATTATTTTATTACTGTTTAGCAGTTGCGAAGAAAACTCCGATGTTTATTATAGAAAGAAGAACGCAGACCTCCTCATTAACAAAAATTGGGTAATTACCGGGCATTATACCAGAGAAAACAACTACTTGAAGAAAGACAAATTTGTTTACTATGATGCTTGTAATAGAGACGATACTTTCAGGTTTGCTAAAAATGGCACCTACGAATTGAACGAAGGACCAACTAAATGCAATGCCAACGACCCGCAAGTATTTCAGCAGGGAACCTGGAAGGTAGGCTATAACAACCTGGAGCTTACCAAAACGGGCAGTTCTTCCCCTAGTAACTACCTGATTGTAGAGTTAAATACCTATAAATTAGTCCTGTCTTCTACAGAAACGCATCAGGGTGATACTTACCAAGAGGTACTTACTTTCACGGCGCAATAA
- a CDS encoding lipocalin-like domain-containing protein, protein MKNVKLLPVLFIVLLTFNACDKDDDDSKTQTKAELIADKNWVLTAYTSKENNDPVVDEFVYYDACEKDDVLRFSKNGTYEVNEGATKCNSADPQVSENGTWSITDDTLALTEAGSSLTNNAKINELSKSKLVISATQTYQNETYVETYTFLVK, encoded by the coding sequence ATGAAAAATGTAAAATTACTCCCTGTTCTTTTTATTGTTCTACTAACATTTAACGCTTGCGACAAAGACGACGATGATTCTAAGACCCAAACCAAAGCCGAACTTATTGCGGATAAAAACTGGGTGTTAACCGCATATACTTCTAAAGAAAATAACGACCCTGTTGTAGATGAATTTGTTTATTATGATGCTTGTGAAAAAGATGATGTTTTACGATTTTCCAAAAACGGAACCTATGAAGTTAATGAGGGAGCAACTAAATGTAATTCAGCTGATCCACAAGTTTCTGAAAATGGAACTTGGAGCATTACAGATGATACCTTAGCTCTTACCGAAGCTGGTAGTTCTTTAACTAATAATGCCAAGATTAACGAGTTAAGCAAATCTAAATTAGTAATATCGGCCACTCAAACCTATCAGAACGAAACGTATGTAGAAACATATACTTTTTTAGTAAAATAG
- a CDS encoding glycosyltransferase family 2 protein: MKKLSVIIVSYNVSYYLEQALLSVRKAVTKLQAPVEVFVVDNHSADNSVAMVQQRFPEVKLIVNQQNLGFAKANNQAIRQATGEYVLLLNPDTVVEEDTFLKCCAFMDQHPEAGGLGVKMLDGNGRYLPESKRGLPTPWVGFYKLMGFTRLFPNSEKFARYYLGHLDKNQTQEVDVLAGAFMLLRRAVLTKIGLLDEAFFMYGEDIDLSYRIQQANFKNFYFPHTRIIHYKGKSTRHASLHYVYVFYNAMAIFYRKHFSGRLAAFYSFFVQLAIILRAGISVLARLINTILPFLDDAALLFVGFVGLKILIEQRTGLVFPDNFSRAVIPSAVLLWLLAIYFNGGYDQPFKLAGFIRGILVGTILVAALGNFWPGAQLSNSIIIWGTVWALGALLAKRIIYHYGQFKNLKLGTQPRKRLAVIGSEAECNRILQLLKHSRAEFKILGFVSPGVASHAAQEYLGELHQLNDIIQVHKLNEIIFCAKDVSVTQIIEWMVAINNKSVQYKILPEENETVISSYTKYTPGAYYAWPLELNLFKKEEVRNKLLLDFAVALAFLLLSPVLVWFVQNKTGFFRNCFLVLTGSYSWVGLQNTLDQHSRQNKFILSPLDQWNNYSPDAHTIRQMEVLYAQKYSIRSDVNIILKAFRYLGRKP, translated from the coding sequence TTGAAAAAACTAAGCGTTATTATTGTTAGCTACAACGTTTCTTACTACCTAGAACAGGCTTTGCTCTCCGTCCGGAAAGCCGTTACTAAGTTACAGGCGCCCGTCGAAGTATTTGTGGTAGATAACCATTCGGCCGATAACTCGGTGGCTATGGTGCAGCAGCGTTTCCCGGAAGTAAAATTAATTGTAAACCAACAGAACCTCGGTTTTGCTAAAGCCAACAACCAAGCTATCCGGCAAGCTACCGGCGAGTACGTGTTGCTCTTAAATCCCGATACGGTAGTAGAAGAAGATACTTTTTTAAAATGTTGTGCTTTTATGGACCAACACCCCGAAGCTGGAGGTTTGGGTGTAAAAATGCTGGATGGTAACGGCCGGTATTTACCCGAGTCCAAGAGAGGGTTGCCCACGCCTTGGGTTGGCTTTTACAAACTAATGGGCTTTACCCGTTTGTTTCCCAACTCTGAGAAATTTGCCCGCTATTACCTGGGGCACCTCGATAAAAATCAAACGCAGGAAGTAGACGTACTGGCGGGAGCTTTTATGTTGCTGCGGCGCGCGGTGCTTACTAAAATTGGCTTGCTCGACGAAGCATTTTTTATGTACGGCGAAGATATTGACTTGTCGTATCGTATTCAACAGGCCAATTTTAAAAATTTTTATTTTCCGCACACCCGCATTATTCATTACAAAGGCAAAAGCACCCGGCACGCCAGCTTGCATTACGTGTATGTTTTTTATAATGCTATGGCTATTTTTTACCGCAAGCATTTTTCGGGTAGGTTAGCCGCTTTCTATTCTTTTTTTGTTCAGTTAGCCATTATCTTACGCGCAGGTATCTCGGTTTTGGCGCGCCTGATTAACACTATTCTTCCTTTTCTGGACGATGCCGCTTTACTTTTTGTAGGTTTTGTAGGCTTAAAAATTCTTATTGAGCAGCGTACTGGCCTGGTTTTTCCGGACAACTTTAGCCGAGCCGTTATACCGTCAGCGGTTTTGCTTTGGCTGCTGGCTATTTATTTTAACGGCGGGTACGATCAACCTTTTAAACTGGCTGGATTTATCAGGGGTATTTTAGTGGGTACCATCCTGGTAGCTGCCTTAGGTAATTTCTGGCCGGGTGCCCAGCTTTCCAATTCCATTATTATTTGGGGTACGGTATGGGCCTTGGGCGCTCTCCTGGCAAAACGAATAATTTACCATTATGGGCAGTTTAAAAACTTAAAGTTGGGCACTCAGCCCCGGAAACGCCTGGCCGTAATTGGCAGTGAGGCAGAGTGTAATCGGATACTGCAATTGCTTAAGCACTCAAGAGCGGAATTTAAAATTCTGGGCTTTGTTAGTCCGGGGGTAGCCAGCCACGCTGCCCAAGAATATTTAGGAGAACTGCACCAACTAAATGATATCATTCAGGTCCATAAGCTCAACGAAATCATTTTTTGCGCCAAAGATGTATCAGTTACCCAGATTATCGAATGGATGGTCGCCATCAATAATAAATCGGTGCAGTACAAAATTTTACCCGAAGAGAACGAAACTGTTATCAGCAGTTATACCAAGTATACGCCCGGCGCGTATTATGCTTGGCCTTTAGAGTTAAATTTATTTAAGAAAGAAGAAGTTCGTAATAAGCTATTGCTGGATTTTGCCGTGGCTTTAGCTTTCTTGCTTTTATCGCCGGTGTTGGTGTGGTTTGTACAAAATAAAACCGGCTTTTTCCGGAATTGTTTTTTAGTGCTTACCGGCAGTTACAGTTGGGTAGGCTTACAAAATACCCTGGACCAGCATTCCCGCCAAAATAAGTTTATTCTAAGTCCGCTGGATCAATGGAACAACTACTCTCCCGACGCGCATACCATCCGGCAAATGGAAGTGTTATACGCGCAAAAGTACAGTATCCGGTCAGATGTAAATATAATCCTGAAAGCTTTCCGGTACTTAGGCCGAAAACCGTAG
- a CDS encoding OmpA family protein, with amino-acid sequence MKTSLFQTAALSLALVATGVNAYHTAPAIAAISKAKNLKNTDAEAAVIDRLEYDFAKATIRDDYYQDLDQLASTIVNEKYAISLRGHADSIGNYVANWKLSDKRALEVKEYLVQKGVDEKRIVTTPYGSTEPIATNKTPEGRQKNRRVEVKLRKLNE; translated from the coding sequence ATGAAAACATCTTTATTCCAAACGGCTGCTTTAAGCTTAGCGTTAGTGGCTACCGGCGTAAATGCCTACCACACAGCACCAGCTATTGCAGCCATCAGCAAAGCAAAAAATTTAAAAAATACCGATGCCGAGGCAGCCGTTATTGATCGATTAGAGTATGATTTTGCGAAGGCCACTATCCGCGATGATTATTACCAGGATTTAGATCAGTTAGCCAGCACCATTGTTAATGAAAAATATGCCATCTCGTTGCGCGGCCACGCCGATTCTATTGGTAATTACGTAGCTAACTGGAAGCTGTCGGACAAAAGAGCTTTGGAGGTAAAAGAATACCTGGTACAAAAAGGCGTTGATGAAAAACGCATCGTAACTACGCCTTACGGCAGCACCGAACCGATTGCTACCAATAAAACCCCGGAAGGCCGTCAGAAAAACCGCCGGGTAGAGGTTAAACTACGGAAATTGAACGAATAG
- a CDS encoding pyridoxal phosphate-dependent aminotransferase — MEITAQATSFLSDRINSLAESQTIAMAKKARELAAQGFDVINLSFGEPDFQTPQYIKDAAKKALDDGFTFYTPVAGYPDLRQEIVNKLKRDNNLDYKPENIVVSTGAKQSIANVIMSLVNPGDEVIIFSPYWVSYEEVVKLAEGVPVLVKGNIENNFAISAQQLEDAITSNTKLVMYSSPCNPTGSVFSKEELEAFANILAKHPQIFVMADEIYEYINFTGEHASMAQFDFIKDRVITVNGFSKGYAMTGWRVGYIAANKQIADACDKMQSQITSGTCSIAQKAAVAALKGGRGSAEEMSAAYLRRRDLVLGLMKEIPGIKTYVPQGAFYIFPDVSSFYGKSFNGQVINNSGDLSMFILNDAHVAAVSGDAFGADECIRFSFAAADDKLVEAMRRLKESLAKLV, encoded by the coding sequence ATGGAAATAACAGCACAAGCAACCAGTTTCTTATCCGATCGCATTAACTCTTTGGCCGAATCGCAAACCATTGCGATGGCGAAGAAGGCGCGCGAACTGGCGGCTCAAGGTTTCGATGTCATTAACCTGAGTTTCGGCGAACCCGATTTCCAAACTCCGCAGTACATTAAAGATGCCGCTAAAAAGGCCTTAGATGATGGCTTTACGTTTTACACGCCGGTAGCGGGCTATCCTGATTTGCGCCAGGAAATAGTTAACAAATTAAAACGCGATAACAACCTCGATTATAAACCCGAAAACATTGTAGTTTCTACGGGCGCCAAACAATCTATTGCCAACGTAATTATGAGCCTGGTTAACCCTGGCGACGAAGTCATTATTTTTTCGCCGTACTGGGTAAGCTACGAAGAAGTTGTAAAACTGGCCGAAGGCGTGCCGGTTTTGGTAAAAGGCAATATTGAAAACAACTTTGCCATTTCGGCGCAGCAACTCGAAGACGCCATTACCAGCAACACCAAACTGGTAATGTATTCGTCGCCGTGCAACCCCACCGGTTCAGTTTTCTCGAAAGAAGAACTAGAGGCGTTTGCGAACATTCTGGCCAAACACCCGCAAATTTTTGTAATGGCCGATGAGATTTACGAATACATTAACTTTACCGGCGAGCACGCCAGCATGGCGCAGTTTGATTTTATTAAAGACCGGGTAATTACCGTAAATGGTTTTTCCAAAGGCTACGCCATGACCGGCTGGCGCGTAGGGTACATTGCCGCCAACAAACAAATTGCTGATGCCTGCGATAAAATGCAAAGCCAGATTACTTCCGGTACTTGCTCGATTGCGCAAAAAGCCGCGGTTGCCGCATTAAAAGGTGGCCGGGGCTCTGCGGAAGAAATGTCGGCGGCGTATCTGCGCCGGCGCGATTTAGTTTTGGGCTTGATGAAAGAAATACCGGGCATTAAAACGTACGTACCGCAAGGCGCTTTTTATATTTTCCCGGATGTGAGTTCTTTCTACGGTAAATCGTTTAACGGTCAGGTAATTAATAATTCCGGCGACTTAAGCATGTTTATTTTGAATGATGCGCACGTTGCGGCTGTTTCGGGCGATGCTTTTGGGGCTGATGAGTGCATTCGTTTTTCGTTTGCGGCCGCCGACGATAAATTAGTGGAGGCCATGCGCCGCTTAAAAGAAAGTTTAGCCAAACTCGTTTAA
- a CDS encoding bifunctional heptose 7-phosphate kinase/heptose 1-phosphate adenyltransferase has protein sequence MTPFNSLGAIFDSFNQLTVLVVGDVMLDSYLWGKSTRLSPEAPVPIVNVLRKEKRLGGAANVALNVQALGATPLLCSVIGDDPDGADLLRLMAEQQLPTDGIIKSADRITTVKERILAGDQQLLRIDAEIETELLEHESAYLVQQYSKLLPLADVVIFEDYDKGVLTATNIAAMLELALQHDIPTVVDPKKKNFLSYVGCTLFKPNLKELKEGLKVDFADANHEAFELAATILQKKLNTQTVLITLSERGVFYLSGPVKRYIEAHYRTISDVSGAGDTVISIAALCLALELPVAFVAGLSNLGGGLVCEQVGVVPINKIKLLTEAQRTNTFQLITTNSVVSN, from the coding sequence ATGACACCATTCAATAGCCTGGGGGCTATTTTTGATTCTTTTAATCAGCTTACCGTGCTGGTAGTCGGCGATGTAATGCTGGATTCTTATTTATGGGGCAAATCTACGCGCTTATCCCCGGAAGCGCCTGTTCCGATTGTGAATGTACTCCGGAAAGAAAAGCGGTTGGGAGGCGCCGCCAACGTAGCGCTCAATGTACAAGCATTGGGCGCTACGCCTTTATTGTGCTCGGTAATCGGCGACGATCCGGATGGAGCCGATTTGCTCCGCCTCATGGCCGAGCAGCAATTACCTACCGATGGCATTATTAAAAGTGCCGACCGCATTACCACCGTTAAAGAACGCATTTTAGCCGGCGACCAGCAACTATTGCGCATTGATGCCGAAATAGAAACCGAGTTATTGGAACACGAGTCAGCGTACCTGGTACAGCAATACAGCAAGTTATTACCTTTAGCCGATGTCGTTATTTTTGAAGATTACGATAAAGGCGTGCTCACAGCTACCAACATTGCTGCCATGCTGGAGTTGGCTTTGCAACACGACATCCCGACGGTGGTTGATCCGAAGAAGAAAAACTTTTTGTCTTACGTAGGTTGCACTTTATTTAAACCCAATTTAAAAGAATTAAAAGAAGGCTTAAAAGTAGATTTTGCCGACGCGAACCACGAGGCATTTGAGCTGGCCGCAACTATTCTGCAAAAGAAATTAAATACCCAAACCGTGTTGATCACGCTTTCGGAGCGAGGTGTATTCTACTTATCCGGCCCGGTTAAAAGATACATCGAGGCGCATTATCGTACCATTTCGGATGTATCGGGCGCCGGCGATACCGTGATTAGCATTGCGGCTTTGTGTTTAGCCTTAGAGTTACCGGTAGCTTTTGTGGCCGGTTTATCTAATTTAGGCGGTGGCTTAGTCTGTGAACAGGTAGGCGTAGTACCCATCAATAAAATTAAATTGCTCACCGAAGCGCAACGCACCAATACCTTTCAATTAATAACTACCAACTCCGTAGTTTCCAATTAA
- a CDS encoding redoxin domain-containing protein, protein MKNIYLITLLLLITLHLQAQTGGYQIGQQVAAFSLQTEANQKIALGDYAGSKAVVVVFTNAHCPYAQLYQKRLQQLNGEYSGKGVQFLFIQPAISTDNTTPTTIAASNFPYAIDVNQKISQQFGATKTPEVFVLQPESGTFTLRYKGAIDDNPQVENYAKEPYLKNALEAVITNQTPAITQKRATGCSIKRF, encoded by the coding sequence ATGAAAAATATATACCTTATTACCTTATTGCTGCTGATTACTTTGCACTTACAAGCGCAAACCGGCGGTTACCAGATCGGTCAGCAAGTAGCGGCTTTTTCGCTGCAAACCGAAGCTAATCAGAAAATAGCTTTAGGTGATTACGCTGGCAGTAAGGCCGTGGTAGTAGTTTTTACGAATGCGCATTGCCCGTATGCACAATTGTACCAAAAACGATTACAGCAACTAAATGGGGAATATTCTGGTAAAGGCGTTCAATTTTTGTTTATTCAACCAGCCATAAGTACCGATAACACTACCCCAACTACTATAGCTGCCAGCAATTTTCCGTACGCGATAGATGTAAACCAGAAAATTAGCCAGCAATTTGGAGCCACTAAAACCCCCGAAGTTTTTGTGCTGCAACCCGAAAGCGGAACGTTTACGCTGCGCTATAAAGGTGCGATTGATGATAATCCGCAAGTAGAGAACTACGCGAAGGAACCTTACTTAAAAAATGCGCTGGAAGCGGTAATTACCAACCAAACACCAGCTATCACGCAGAAACGCGCGACTGGCTGTTCTATTAAGCGGTTTTAA
- a CDS encoding 4'-phosphopantetheinyl transferase family protein produces MPVKQIKQINDNTYLGRWALTETSLELQVHPQLPVPLVLPEIITHEKRKAEWLASRILAYQLLQKFTSDFYLLVNNENGQPFFKNCACQLSISHTQNEVAVLVSQGYSVGIDIERIQPKVLRVKDKFLSLTERQTLNDDIVNLTIAWSAKETLYKLYGKKNITFSENLRLFPYYLADSGTIEAFIQTSAFHEKYTVLFKLENDTVLTYCLHKPA; encoded by the coding sequence ATGCCAGTTAAACAAATAAAACAAATTAACGATAATACCTATTTGGGCCGCTGGGCTCTTACCGAAACCAGTCTGGAGTTGCAGGTACACCCGCAATTGCCGGTGCCGCTTGTTTTACCCGAAATTATTACCCACGAGAAACGGAAGGCCGAATGGCTAGCCAGCCGCATTCTAGCCTATCAACTTTTACAAAAATTTACGTCGGATTTTTATTTGCTCGTAAATAACGAAAACGGGCAGCCTTTTTTTAAAAATTGCGCTTGTCAGCTCTCTATTTCGCATACCCAAAATGAAGTAGCGGTACTGGTTTCCCAAGGCTATAGCGTTGGCATAGATATTGAAAGAATACAACCGAAAGTGTTGCGGGTAAAAGATAAGTTTTTGTCGTTAACGGAAAGGCAAACCCTAAACGATGATATAGTAAACCTGACGATTGCCTGGAGCGCGAAAGAAACCTTGTACAAATTATACGGGAAAAAGAATATTACTTTCAGCGAAAATCTAAGGCTTTTTCCGTACTATTTAGCCGATTCCGGCACTATCGAAGCTTTTATTCAAACCTCTGCATTCCACGAAAAATATACTGTTTTATTTAAACTGGAAAACGATACTGTGCTAACTTATTGCCTGCACAAACCTGCCTGA
- a CDS encoding WD40 repeat domain-containing protein, whose amino-acid sequence MTKRTIQVHKNASLTGHRDCVYTLERSGQEEVFYSAAGDGMVVAWDLRDPGTGELIAQVPSSVYALRYVPGKNWLLVGHNHNSLQVIDLFKKTVVATVALPPLAIFDIAYSELNQCIYVALGDGGLGVIDAELFVLKKILKLADKSARSLAINEATQELAIGFSDHVIRILDLAALTLKYEITGHTNSVFTVAYSPDGQYLLSGGRDAHLKVWQITGAYKAHTSIVAHLYAINHITYSPGGQFFATGSMDKSIKVWDAQTFRLLKVIDKVRHAGHGTSVNKLLWSGYRNQLVSGSDDRTISVWELNFSLTYEDYTVRD is encoded by the coding sequence ATGACTAAACGCACCATTCAGGTACATAAAAATGCCAGCCTAACCGGCCACCGGGATTGCGTGTATACCCTGGAGCGTTCCGGGCAGGAAGAAGTATTTTACTCGGCGGCCGGCGATGGCATGGTAGTAGCCTGGGACCTGCGCGACCCCGGTACTGGTGAATTAATCGCCCAGGTACCTTCGTCGGTGTACGCGCTGCGTTACGTGCCGGGTAAAAACTGGCTGTTGGTGGGGCACAACCATAATAGCTTGCAGGTAATTGATTTATTTAAAAAAACGGTAGTGGCTACGGTAGCCTTACCGCCACTGGCTATTTTTGATATTGCTTATTCTGAGTTAAATCAATGCATTTATGTAGCCTTGGGCGATGGCGGTTTGGGGGTAATTGATGCGGAGTTGTTTGTTTTAAAAAAAATACTGAAGCTGGCGGATAAAAGTGCCCGTAGCCTGGCTATAAACGAAGCTACCCAGGAACTGGCCATTGGCTTCAGTGATCATGTCATCCGGATACTGGACCTGGCTGCTTTAACTCTTAAATACGAGATTACGGGGCATACGAATTCGGTGTTTACCGTAGCGTATTCGCCGGATGGGCAGTATTTGCTGAGTGGCGGCCGCGATGCGCATTTAAAAGTTTGGCAGATTACCGGGGCGTATAAGGCGCATACTTCTATTGTGGCGCACCTATACGCTATTAACCACATTACCTATAGTCCGGGCGGACAATTTTTTGCTACCGGCAGCATGGATAAATCCATTAAAGTCTGGGACGCGCAAACGTTCCGGTTATTAAAAGTTATTGATAAAGTACGGCACGCCGGACACGGCACGTCGGTAAATAAATTATTATGGTCGGGGTACCGCAACCAACTGGTTTCCGGCAGCGACGACCGCACCATATCAGTCTGGGAATTAAATTTTAGTTTAACTTATGAAGATTACACCGTTAGAGATTAG